One Candidatus Dadabacteria bacterium genomic region harbors:
- the folD gene encoding bifunctional methylenetetrahydrofolate dehydrogenase/methenyltetrahydrofolate cyclohydrolase FolD translates to MAAKIIDGEKISARLRRGIASEVESLRESSGVTPGLAAVLVGNDPASEIYVERKTRACGEVGIRSEEVRLGAETTEGELLSVIERLNADPEVHGILVQLPLPQGINETAVLGAVSPLKDVDGFHPENMGMLMEGNPRFISCTPYGIMEIIDHLGIDVLGKDIVVIGRSNIVGKPVAAMLLNRDATVTVCHLCTKNLAAFTRGAEILIVAIGCSEFIKGDMIREGAVVIDVGINRDGNGRITGDVDFESASKVCSRITPVPGGVGPMTITMLLSNTLQAARLAVERKG, encoded by the coding sequence ATGGCCGCAAAGATAATAGACGGAGAAAAGATTTCCGCCCGCTTGCGGCGCGGCATCGCCTCGGAGGTTGAATCTCTCAGAGAGTCAAGCGGTGTTACGCCCGGCCTCGCGGCCGTTCTGGTGGGAAACGACCCGGCTTCCGAGATATATGTGGAGCGCAAAACGCGCGCGTGTGGCGAGGTGGGAATTCGCTCCGAAGAAGTGCGTCTCGGCGCGGAGACGACCGAAGGGGAGTTGCTCTCCGTCATAGAGCGCCTCAACGCAGACCCGGAAGTTCACGGCATACTGGTTCAACTGCCGCTCCCTCAGGGCATAAATGAAACCGCCGTGCTGGGCGCGGTCTCGCCCCTGAAAGATGTGGACGGCTTTCATCCCGAAAACATGGGAATGCTTATGGAGGGCAATCCGCGTTTTATCTCGTGCACGCCCTACGGCATTATGGAGATTATTGACCATTTGGGGATAGATGTTCTCGGCAAAGACATAGTGGTTATCGGCAGAAGCAACATAGTGGGCAAGCCGGTCGCGGCGATGCTTTTGAACAGAGACGCCACTGTTACGGTCTGCCACTTGTGCACGAAGAACCTTGCCGCTTTCACGCGCGGGGCGGAGATACTTATAGTTGCCATCGGCTGCTCCGAGTTCATCAAGGGGGATATGATAAGGGAGGGGGCGGTGGTGATAGATGTGGGAATCAACAGGGACGGGAACGGCAGGATAACGGGAGATGTGGATTTTGAGTCCGCATCAAAGGTGTGTTCGCGCATAACGCCCGTTCCGGGCGGGGTTGGCCCTATGACTATAACAATGCTTCTGAGCAACACCCTTCAGGCGGCGCGGTTGGCGGTTGAAAGGAAGGGGTAA
- a CDS encoding acetoacetate decarboxylase family protein has translation MTKEVPPPPIERDIKSWIIANPSDPLWDIDVLPLTYTDSRWSAFVVSCSEETRRRLIPNPPLEPWDGDDADLVEFWYVDHKNTMLGPYLEFGVTMSATYKDPKGNVWKAGYYPYMYLTGDAPVDAGRVLGFPKKMSYIRCSVHGGEKGTDFFGFAMSRNGYLMHSATGKFDDKDVKPPYFYGKTDWGKFNMKVITRPDVSSSEWQLTYLPSELPPPFDSMIKGHRFQIKPEHTRTASGDAVNWFMQGTPFDNMGTELKIDKVTGLISFVFDLVIPPAQVLWNETYERPADYAGFATPYKYGLRQQFPISQGS, from the coding sequence ATGACGAAGGAGGTTCCGCCTCCTCCGATTGAGAGGGATATAAAGTCTTGGATCATAGCGAATCCTTCGGATCCGCTTTGGGACATAGACGTCCTTCCTCTCACCTACACGGACAGCCGTTGGTCTGCTTTTGTAGTCAGCTGTTCAGAAGAGACAAGGCGCCGCCTTATCCCTAACCCGCCGCTTGAGCCGTGGGACGGGGACGACGCCGACCTTGTTGAATTCTGGTACGTTGACCACAAGAACACGATGCTCGGCCCGTACCTGGAGTTTGGTGTTACCATGTCGGCGACCTACAAGGACCCGAAAGGTAACGTCTGGAAAGCCGGTTACTACCCGTACATGTATCTCACCGGAGACGCACCCGTTGACGCGGGGCGTGTCCTTGGATTTCCCAAAAAGATGTCCTACATCCGTTGCTCAGTGCACGGCGGTGAGAAGGGAACCGACTTCTTCGGGTTTGCAATGTCGCGTAACGGCTACCTGATGCACAGCGCAACAGGTAAGTTTGACGACAAGGACGTGAAGCCGCCGTATTTCTACGGAAAGACGGATTGGGGCAAATTTAACATGAAGGTCATCACAAGGCCTGATGTTTCCAGCTCCGAGTGGCAGCTCACATACCTGCCGTCCGAACTGCCGCCGCCCTTTGATTCAATGATCAAAGGACACCGCTTCCAGATCAAACCTGAACACACCAGAACCGCTTCCGGCGACGCCGTGAACTGGTTTATGCAGGGCACCCCGTTTGACAACATGGGGACGGAACTCAAGATTGACAAAGTAACGGGACTCATCTCGTTCGTGTTTGACCTTGTCATCCCGCCCGCGCAGGTCCTTTGGAATGAGACTTACGAGAGACCCGCTGACTACGCCGGATTTGCTACTCCGTACAAATACGGTCTGCGCCAGCAGTTCCCGATAAGTCAGGGTTCCTGA
- a CDS encoding PaaI family thioesterase, with the protein MDAKKSAVLKEVERKMNGVPIMKLLSAEITRLDEGTCELRVPRKKNYEGIFDTFHGGLITTAADTVAAAAVLTVAGAEAVITTTDIHIRFLRPCRSDITAAATVIKAGRTLCPVDVSLTDTDGRQVAVAQVTYMVIRGK; encoded by the coding sequence ATGGACGCAAAAAAAAGTGCTGTTCTGAAAGAGGTGGAGCGGAAGATGAACGGAGTTCCCATAATGAAACTCCTCTCCGCCGAGATAACAAGGCTGGACGAAGGGACGTGCGAACTGAGAGTTCCCAGAAAGAAAAACTACGAGGGCATATTTGACACCTTCCACGGCGGCCTCATAACCACGGCGGCGGACACGGTCGCGGCGGCCGCCGTTCTGACGGTTGCCGGAGCGGAAGCCGTCATTACCACAACGGACATTCACATCCGGTTTCTCCGCCCGTGCCGCTCGGACATAACCGCCGCTGCAACCGTCATAAAAGCAGGCAGAACCCTCTGCCCGGTGGACGTCTCCCTGACGGACACGGACGGACGGCAGGTCGCCGTGGCACAGGTTACCTACATGGTCATACGCGGGAAATAG
- a CDS encoding acetoacetate decarboxylase family protein: MDRDRIDIISQGVADPVFDYDIVPLTYTESRWMAFVIRADENDMKKILPEPIQLQDDVIEFWYVIHKNTMLGPYMEMGVTFSAAVNGEDGNTYKAGYYPYMYLSNDSPIWAGKEPFGFPKKAAYIAAFEHGTNNNYFNMLMERRGYILHTANGRYSDKELSVKPTFYGQTDWGRMNYRITTRPDVTSSIHEVTYLPSELPPAFGTGHRFQLDPDSVRTATGDDIRAWYMSGTPFDFMGGQIPAKEVVGLISFTFNLIIPPAKTIWTKTVERSADDLGATDSRAIAYAKPFEYTMRHRFLLPQYSQG; encoded by the coding sequence ATGGACAGAGACAGGATAGACATCATCTCTCAGGGTGTCGCCGACCCTGTCTTTGACTACGACATCGTGCCGCTCACCTACACGGAGAGCCGCTGGATGGCATTCGTAATTAGGGCAGATGAGAACGACATGAAGAAAATTCTGCCTGAGCCGATTCAGCTTCAGGACGACGTTATCGAATTCTGGTACGTCATCCACAAGAACACGATGCTCGGCCCCTACATGGAGATGGGCGTAACTTTTTCGGCCGCCGTTAACGGTGAGGACGGAAACACATACAAGGCGGGGTACTACCCCTACATGTATCTTTCCAATGACTCCCCGATATGGGCCGGAAAGGAGCCTTTCGGATTTCCGAAAAAGGCCGCCTACATCGCCGCCTTTGAGCATGGAACGAACAACAACTACTTCAACATGCTCATGGAGCGTCGGGGCTACATTCTGCACACTGCAAACGGCCGCTACTCCGACAAGGAGCTGTCTGTGAAGCCTACCTTCTACGGACAGACTGACTGGGGAAGGATGAATTACCGCATCACGACCCGTCCGGACGTAACCTCAAGCATCCACGAGGTTACCTACCTGCCTTCGGAGCTGCCTCCGGCATTTGGAACGGGACACCGCTTCCAGCTTGACCCGGACAGTGTGAGGACTGCAACGGGAGATGACATCCGCGCCTGGTACATGTCCGGCACGCCTTTTGATTTCATGGGCGGCCAGATTCCGGCTAAAGAGGTTGTCGGGCTGATAAGTTTCACTTTCAACCTGATAATCCCGCCGGCCAAAACCATTTGGACCAAGACGGTGGAAAGGTCTGCGGACGACCTCGGAGCAACGGACAGCAGGGCAATCGCCTATGCGAAACCGTTTGAATACACGATGCGTCACCGCTTCCTGCTCCCGCAGTACAGCCAGGGCTAA
- the purH gene encoding bifunctional phosphoribosylaminoimidazolecarboxamide formyltransferase/IMP cyclohydrolase yields MPPIKKALISVSDKSGVAEFAKRLTELGVTIISTGGTAAALEEAGVSVVRVEEVTGAKEILGGRVKTLHPKIHGGILAVRDDPGHAKQMEDGGIEPVDMVVVNLYPFEKTVAKPGVSFAEAVENIDIGGPAMVRAAAKNHKFVTVVTDPADYGAVADEIAAGGVSDETRNRLALKAFALTSGYDRAISNFLSGRDGGGENSVFPDRLIIDLSKRMDLRYGENPHQKGAFYVDANVKNTGEPCVGTARQIQGKELSLNNIYDTDSAFELAKEFDPEKGVACVIVKHNNPCGAALGASAAEAFEKARQCDPVSAFGGIIALNCEADEKFAAALADMFVEVVIAPGFTEDCLKAFAAKPNIRVLQTPPLASAAHGGADIKKVTGGALLQDRDTGAEADFDGAESPTKNPPTAEQKADLLFAWKVCKHVKSNAIVFAKDGATVGIGAGQMSRVDSVRLAAMKAQTPTEGCVMASDAFFPFRDGIDEAAKAGIKAAVHPGGSVRDNETTAAADEHGMAVLLTGVRHFKH; encoded by the coding sequence TTGCCACCAATCAAGAAAGCCCTCATAAGCGTTTCAGACAAAAGCGGCGTTGCGGAGTTCGCAAAACGGCTGACGGAACTCGGAGTAACAATCATCTCCACCGGCGGGACAGCCGCCGCCCTTGAGGAGGCGGGAGTTTCCGTTGTGCGCGTTGAGGAAGTTACGGGCGCAAAAGAAATCCTCGGCGGCAGGGTCAAAACCCTTCATCCGAAAATACACGGCGGTATTCTCGCCGTCCGTGATGACCCCGGCCATGCAAAGCAGATGGAAGACGGCGGCATAGAGCCGGTGGACATGGTGGTTGTGAACCTTTACCCGTTTGAAAAAACGGTCGCAAAGCCCGGCGTTTCTTTTGCCGAAGCGGTGGAGAACATAGACATCGGCGGCCCCGCGATGGTGAGGGCGGCGGCAAAGAATCACAAGTTTGTAACAGTCGTTACCGACCCGGCGGACTACGGGGCGGTGGCGGACGAAATTGCGGCGGGCGGCGTTTCGGATGAAACGCGCAACCGCCTCGCGCTCAAGGCGTTTGCGCTCACTTCGGGTTACGACAGGGCGATATCAAACTTCCTGTCCGGACGGGACGGCGGCGGCGAAAACAGTGTTTTCCCTGACCGCCTTATTATTGACCTCTCAAAACGCATGGATCTCAGATACGGAGAAAACCCGCACCAGAAAGGGGCGTTTTATGTTGACGCGAATGTGAAAAACACAGGCGAGCCGTGTGTGGGGACGGCGCGGCAGATTCAGGGCAAGGAACTTTCGCTCAACAACATATACGACACCGATTCAGCGTTTGAACTGGCAAAGGAGTTTGACCCGGAAAAGGGCGTCGCCTGCGTAATAGTGAAGCACAACAACCCGTGCGGCGCGGCATTGGGCGCAAGCGCGGCGGAGGCGTTTGAAAAGGCGCGGCAGTGCGACCCGGTAAGCGCATTCGGGGGAATAATCGCCCTCAACTGCGAGGCGGACGAAAAATTTGCCGCCGCGCTTGCGGATATGTTTGTTGAGGTTGTCATCGCTCCGGGGTTCACGGAGGACTGCCTGAAAGCGTTTGCGGCAAAACCCAACATAAGAGTTTTGCAGACCCCGCCGCTTGCCTCCGCCGCTCACGGCGGCGCGGACATCAAAAAGGTTACGGGCGGCGCTCTTCTCCAGGACAGGGACACGGGCGCGGAGGCGGACTTTGACGGCGCGGAGAGCCCCACAAAGAACCCGCCCACGGCGGAGCAGAAAGCCGACCTGCTTTTTGCGTGGAAGGTGTGCAAGCATGTGAAGTCAAACGCCATTGTGTTCGCAAAGGACGGCGCAACGGTCGGCATAGGCGCGGGGCAGATGAGCAGGGTGGATTCAGTGCGGCTTGCCGCGATGAAAGCGCAAACCCCCACGGAGGGGTGTGTTATGGCGTCTGACGCCTTCTTTCCGTTCAGAGACGGCATTGACGAGGCGGCAAAGGCAGGAATAAAAGCCGCCGTTCACCCCGGCGGCTCCGTTAGGGACAACGAAACAACCGCCGCGGCGGACGAGCACGGAATGGCCGTGCTGTTGACCGGCGTCCGGCATTTCAAGCATTAG